The genomic window GATCCGGTGATGCTGTTCCGCTTCTCGGCGCTGACGTTCAACGGCCACCGCATCCACTACGACCTCGACTACGTGCGCGACGTGGAAGGCTATCCGGGCCTGATCGTCCATGGCCCGCTGCAGGCCATGCTGACGCTGGAGCTGCTGCGGCAGGCCCGGCCCCACGCCCGCGTGCGCCGCTTCGGCTTCCGGGGCGTGGCGCCGCTGTTCCACCAGGACACGGTGACCGTCGGCGGCATGGACGACCCCGCCACACCGGGCAAGGTCGTGCTCTGGACCGGCGACGACGCCGGCGGCCAGGCCATGTCGGCCTGGGCCGAGGTCGACCGCTGACGCTCAGCTTGGCAGCGGATTCACGGCGATCAGGTACAGCACGGGCTTGTTGGCGCTCTCCCGGCTGCTGAACTGGAACACCCGCCCCGCGCCCGCGCCGCGGATGCAGAACGCCACGGTGTTCCGCCCGGCGGCCAGCGCCTCGTTGACGGCCTGGGTGACCGTGAAGCCCCGGTACTGCATCGTGTTGTCGAGGTAGAGCGCGGCGCTGGTGCCGCTGCACGCCGGCGCGTTAGTGCCCGAGATCGTCTGCTCCGACCACGCCGTGGACACGCTGTACGCGTGGATGTTGACGGCCGACGTGTCGGTCACGTTGCCGCCGTCCACCAGCAGCACGTAGCGCGCCGCGAAGTCCGGCGGCAGCGCCGCCGCGCCCGACGGGAAGCGCACCTTGATGTAGATGGTCGACTCGGGCGTCGTGCCGCTGGCCTGCTCGGCGTACAGCGCGGGCTCCCCGCCCCGGTTGGTGGCGTCGCCGCTGCGCACGGTGGCATCCTCGGCCACCTCGTCATAGGCGTAGGCCACCTCCCGGTTGCACACGCGGCCCTTGTTCATGCAGTACTCGACCATGAACCGCGCCGCCTGCTCGCGCCATCCCATGAAGAAGTCGCCATGGGCCGTGTACAGCGACCCCCAGCGCTGGCGCACCACGTTGCCCTGCGCATCCAGCTCCGGATCGAGCGAAAGCTGCACGTTCGTCAGGTCCGTGATCTGCCCCAGCCGGTACGCGATGTTCATGTTCACCTCGGGCAGGTGCACCGGGTAGCCGGCCGGGCAGTTGCCGTCGTTGTCCGGGTAGGCCATGTTGTCGCGGCCGCCCATCACCGGCGCCAGCGTCCGGCCGTCCCAGCACGTGGGGAAGTTCATGCCGATGTTGAACTGCGTGCCGGTCTCCGGGTCGGGCTTGCAGTTGGTCGGGATCGTGTTGGTGTAGCCCCGGCCCGTGCACAGGAACGAGACGCGCGGGTTCGGCCCGCTGCCGGAATGGTCGCCGACCATCATCTGCAGCCCCAGCGGGAACGGCCGCACCGTCACCCGGCGGCTCGAAGGCACGGCCTGGTTCGTGTAGTAGGTCTTCTGGTACATCGGCGCCACCACGGTGCCGTCCGGCAGCCGCAGAGACGGCGCCCAGTAGCCCGACGCATCGGCCGCGTTCTCGCAGGTCGTGCCGGACACGCGCTGCAGCGTGCTGGCCGTGGTGTACGCGTTGGCCGTGGTGTTGCCGAAGAAGTCGTGCTGCATCGAGATGCCCGGCTGGCCCGGATAGACGATGGGGTCGTCGGGCAGCCGGTGCGAGAAATTGCAGACGATGTTGTTGCTGCCGTCGGTAAGCGTCTGCGTGGGCGGTGGCGTGTGCACGCAGCCGGGCAAGCCCGGCAGGCTCGCCAGCGCCGCCAAGCCAATCCATGCCTGCCTCATGATGACCTCCGTTGTGGCCGTTGGGGTGCCCCCATGCTGGGGGGCGCCAACGGTTGCCACAATGGAAGACGCTGGATCAGGTGGATCGGCGCGCGGTCAGATCACCAGTTCGATCAGGAACGGCCCCTTGCGCTGGTTGGCGCTGGCAAACAGGTCGTTGAACGCGTCCATCGTATCGGCGCGCGCGGCCTCCACGCCCATGCCGTTGGCCATCGCCACCCAGTCCAGGTCCGGGTTGCCCAGGTCCAGCATGTCCATCGCCGTCTTGCCGGGATTGGCGCCCACGCCGGCCAGCTCGCCGAGCAGGATGGCGTACTTGCGGTTGGCCAGCAGCACCACGGTCACGTCCAGCCGCTCGCGCGCCATGGTCCACAGCGATTGCAGCGTGTACATGCCCGAGCCGTCGGCCTGCAGCGCCACCA from Cupriavidus pauculus includes these protein-coding regions:
- a CDS encoding DUF1996 domain-containing protein, which encodes MRQAWIGLAALASLPGLPGCVHTPPPTQTLTDGSNNIVCNFSHRLPDDPIVYPGQPGISMQHDFFGNTTANAYTTASTLQRVSGTTCENAADASGYWAPSLRLPDGTVVAPMYQKTYYTNQAVPSSRRVTVRPFPLGLQMMVGDHSGSGPNPRVSFLCTGRGYTNTIPTNCKPDPETGTQFNIGMNFPTCWDGRTLAPVMGGRDNMAYPDNDGNCPAGYPVHLPEVNMNIAYRLGQITDLTNVQLSLDPELDAQGNVVRQRWGSLYTAHGDFFMGWREQAARFMVEYCMNKGRVCNREVAYAYDEVAEDATVRSGDATNRGGEPALYAEQASGTTPESTIYIKVRFPSGAAALPPDFAARYVLLVDGGNVTDTSAVNIHAYSVSTAWSEQTISGTNAPACSGTSAALYLDNTMQYRGFTVTQAVNEALAAGRNTVAFCIRGAGAGRVFQFSSRESANKPVLYLIAVNPLPS